The genomic region AAAGAGTTCCAACCGCCAGAGCAAAAGAGCTGCCCCGGTAAGCGTCAGTAGCGCGAGTACAATATTCACCGCGGTCGTTGGTATGTGCAACGCCAGATCAATGAACAGGGTGGTCAAGAGAGCCGCAACGATGCTGAGTGCGCCGGCAAAGCCGAGGCGTTCGACCACACCCAGATCGTCCTTCTGCGGAAAGAGCGCGAGCGTCAAGGCATACCCCGGCACCAGCAGGAGAAACAGAAGACCAAAAACG from Methanomicrobia archaeon harbors:
- a CDS encoding DUF1616 domain-containing protein, whose amino-acid sequence is MISDLLGLLRIVFGLLFLLLVPGYALTLALFPQKDDLGVVERLGFAGALSIVAALLTTLFIDLALHIPTTAVNIVLALLTLTGAALLLWRLELFVLAYLERRRRSSTTRRVKGEGNGNEP